A single genomic interval of Sander lucioperca isolate FBNREF2018 chromosome 9, SLUC_FBN_1.2, whole genome shotgun sequence harbors:
- the LOC116037244 gene encoding segment polarity protein dishevelled homolog DVL-3-like, which translates to MGETKIIYHLDDQETPYLVKLSVPADKVTLADFKNVLKKPNYKYFFKSMDDDFGVVKEEISDDNAKLPCFNGRVVSWLVSGDGAHTDTGSVADSIEPAPPLERTGGIGDSRPPSYHGKAASGRDSLDNDTETGSMVSQRRERERPRRKHANDHGGRQNGYSSRAVGRGGPEYDSCSSFMSSELESTSCFDSEDDDATSRFSSSTEQSSSRLMRRHRRRRRKPKASNIDRSSSFSSITDSTMSLNIITVTLNMEKYNFLGISIVGQSNERGDGGIYIGSIMKGGAVAADGRIEPGDMLLQVNDINFENMSNDDAVRVLRDIVHKPGPITLTVAKCWDPNPRSCFALPRSEPIRPIDPAAWVSHTAAMTGVYPAYGMSPSMSTVTSTSSSISSSIPETERFDDFHLSIHSDMATVAKAMACPESGLEVRDRMWLKITIANAFIGSDVVDWLFHHVEGFSDRRESRKYASNLLKAGYIRHTVNKITFSEQCYYVFGDLCGNMTHLSLHDHDGSSGGASDQDTLPPLPHPGAAPWPMTLPYQFPIPHPYDMQQPFHGGLGAGSAGSQHSGSSGSNCSKNEGRKSGGSGSETEIRSHRAPSERSVAPPSERSIRSSVSHRSANSHSIAYGPGLVYGPPGLPPQPPHLSTAAPGAPPGRELSSVPPELNASRQSLRMAVGNAGEFFVDVM; encoded by the exons ATGGGGGAGACCAAAATTATCTACCACCTCGACGACCAGGAGACACCATATCTGGTGAAACTGTCGGTGCCGGCGGACAAAGTCACTCTGGCAGACTTCAAAAATGTCCTCAAGAAACCAAATTACAAATACTTCTTCAAATCTATGGACGATGACTTCGG GGTGGTAAAGGAGGAAATTTCTGACGACAACGCTAAACTGCCCTGTTTTAATGGACGTGTGGTGTCATGG TTGGTCTCTGGAGACGGggcccacacagacacaggctcAGTGGCAGACAGTATAGAGCCGGCACCCCCTTTGGAGAGGACCGGGGGCATTGGAGACTCAAGACCACCTTCTTATCA TGGGAAAGCAGCAAGCGGTCGGGACAGTTTGGACAACGACACAGAGACTGGCTCCATGGTGTCgcaaaggagagagagggagaggccgCGACGGAAACACGCCAACGACCATG GCGGAAGGCAGAACGGCTACTCGTCGCGTGCAGTGGGACGCGGGGGCCCCGAGTACGACAGCTGCTCGTCCTTCATGAGCAGCGAGCTGGAGtctacttcctgttttgattcaGAGGATGACGACGCAACCAGCAG ATTTAGCAGCTCCACCGAGCAGAGCTCCTCTCGTCTAATGAGACGCCACCGCCGTCGCCGACGGAAACCTAAGGCCTCCAATATAGACAGG TCCTCGTCATTCAGCAGCATCACAGACTCCACCATGTCGCTGAACATCATCACTGTCACTCTCAACATGG AGAAGTACAACTTCTTGGGCATCAGTATCGTGGGTCAGAGTAATGAGAGGGGAGATGGAGGAATCTACATCGGCTCTATCATGAAGGGAGGAGCTGTGGCTGCAGATGGACGCATAGAGCCTGGGGACATGctgttgcag GTGAACGACATAAACTTTGAGAACATGAGCAATGACGATGCAGTTCGAGTACTGAGGGACATAGTGCACAAGCCGGG CCCCATAACACTGACTGTGGCCAAGTGCTGGGACCCAAACCCTCGGAGCTGCTTTGCTCTGCCCAGGA GCGAGCCAATCCGGCCCATCGACCCAGCTGCGTGGGTGTCCCACACGGCGGCTATGACCGGGGTATACCCTGCGTATGGCATGAGCCCTTCCATGAGCACCGTCACCTCCACCAGCTCCTCCATCAGCAGCTCTATCCCTGAGACTGAAC GATTCGATGACTTCCACCTCTCCATCCACAGCGACATGGCAACAGTTGCTAAGGCCATGGCCTGCCCAGAGTCAGGTCTGGAGGTGCGGGACAGGATGTGGCTCAAGATTACCATCGCTAACGCCTTTATCG gtTCTGATGTGGTGGACTGGCTCTTCCATCACGTGGAAGGCTTTTCAGATCGCCGAGAATCTCGTAAATACGCCAGCAACCTGCTGAAGGCCGGCTACATCCGACACACCGTCAACAAGATCACCTTCTCTGAACAGTGCTACTACGTCTTCGGAGATCTCTGTGGCA aCATGACCCATCTGTCTCTCCATGACCACGATGGTTCCAGTGGGGGTGCCTCAGATCAGGACACTCTGCCCCCTCTGCCCCATCCCGGGGCGGCCCCCTGGCCCATGACTCTGCCCTACCAGTTCCCCATTCCACACCCATACGACATGCAACAGCCCTTCCACGGTGGACTAGGTGCTGGCAGTGCAGGAAGCCAGCACAGCG GAAGCAGTGGCTCCAACTGCAGTAAGAATGAGGGGCGGAAGTCCGGCGGCAGTGGCAGCGAAACTGAGATCAGGAGCCACCGAGCGCCAAGCGAGCGCTCAGTGGCTCCCCCTAGTGAACGAAGCATCCGTAGCTCGGTCAGCCACCGCAGTGCCAACTCTCACTCGATAGCCTATGGTCCGGGCCTCGTCTATGGCCCCCCTGGCCTGCCCCCCCAGCCCCCACATCTGTCTACAGCTGCACCTGGCGCCCCACCAGGCAGAGAGCTCTCCTCTGTGCCCCCCGAGCTCAATGCCTCACGCCAGTCTCTGCGCATGGCGGTGGGCAACGCTGGAGAATTCTTTGTTGATGTGATGTAA